A genomic region of Pseudochaenichthys georgianus chromosome 12, fPseGeo1.2, whole genome shotgun sequence contains the following coding sequences:
- the miga2 gene encoding mitoguardin 2 isoform X1 has protein sequence MSCKRADGMSIAQALAMTVAEIPVFLYSTFGQSIFSQLKLTPSLKKVLFATALGSVALALTAHQLKRRGRKRKQVTQGNDGQKTVGMPEALMKTGRPSSLKRGQFTGRQMMSPSNRSNDTMSGISSLGPSKHSSSSHSLASMRVPSSPNQPANPSTPWEAEPVVEESGAMEDANAENLYIMGMELFEEALRKWEQALNIRHQPSSSSSNHSLALQGAACAELPMVESHNNVFAEKLETLLHRAYHLQEDFGSSIPTDSVLADFVRVCGVPLAESEGTLILPQVESFHRPHDDDATTVTSDDSFFSAAELFDAMSLEGVYQPLRPAALYEEALCLVREGKVPYRSLRTELLECFGDQDFLAKLQCVRQAFQFLLLDETHRTFFMETGKQMIAGLMVKANKSPKGFLESYEDMLLYTKRDETWPVTTMELEGRGVVCMNFFDIVLDFILMDAFEDLESPPSSVVAVLRNRWLSNSFKETALATACWSVLKAKRRLLMVPDGFISHFYAISEHVSPVLAFGFLGPRQHLSEVCTIFKQQIVQYLKDMFDHDKVRFTSTQCLAEDLLNLSHRRSEILLGYLGINSLVELNGLLPSDTEESSEPSCEN, from the exons ATGTCATGCAAACGAGCAGACGGGATGTCCATAGCTCAGGCGTTGGCCATGACTGTGGCAGAGATACCGGTGTTTCTCTATTCCACATTTGGGCAG TCCATATTTTCTCAGCTAAAGCTCACCCCAAGCCTGAAGAAGGTGCTGTTTGCCACGGCGCTGGGCAGTGTCGCATTGGCGCTCACCGCTCATCAGCTGAAAAGGCGGGGGAGAAAAAGGAAGCAGGTAACACAAGGGAACGATGGCCAGAAGACAGTGGGAATGCCTGAGGCGCTGATGAAGACAGGAAGACCCTCGTCATTAAAGAGAG GCCAATTTACTGGCCGACAGATGATGAGTCCCAGCAATCGCAGCAATGACACCATGAGTGGCATTTCCTCCCTGGGCCCAAGCAAACACTCCAGCTCCTCACACAGCCTGGCATCT ATGCGAGTCCCAAGCTCTCCAAATCAGCCTGCCAATCCGTCCACCCCCTGGGAAGCGGAGCCCGTGGTGGAAGAGTCGGGAGCTATGGAGGATGCTAATGCAGAGAATCTCTATATAATGG GGATGGAGCTGTTTGAGGAAGCTCTACGGAAGTGGGAGCAGGCCCTGAATATCCGCCATCAGCCCAGCTCGTCCTCCAGCAACCACAGCCTCGCTCTGCAGGGGGCCGCATGTGCTGAGCTTCCTATG GTTGAATCCCATAATAACGTGTTTGCTGAGAAGCTGGAGACCCTTCTGCACCGGGCCTACCACCTGCAGGAGGATTTTGGCAGCAGTATCCCGACAGACAGCGTGCTAGCAGATTTCG TCAGAGTTTGTGGTGTTCCTTTGGCAGAGAGTGAAGGAACTCTTATCTTGCCTCAAGTGGAGAGTTTCCACCGACCGCACGATGATGACGCCACAACTGTTACCTCCGACGACTCCTTCTTCTCGGCTGCAGAG CTGTTTGACGCCATGTCTCTGGAAGGCGTGTACCAGCCCCTGAGGCCTGCAGCTCTCTATGAAGAAGCCTTGTGTCTGGTGCGGGAGGGCAAAGTGCCCTACAGGTCCCTGAG GACTGAATTACTTGAATGTTTTGGGGACCAAGACTTCCTTGCCAAGCTCCAATGTGTGCGACAAGCATTCCAG TTCCTGTTGCTCGATGAAACGCACCGCACATTTTTCATGGAGACCGGGAAGCAAATGATTGCAGGGTTAATGGTGAAGGCAAACAAG AGTCCCAAAGGCTTCCTGGAGAGCTACGAGGACATGCTGCTCTACACAAAGAGAGATGAAACATGGCCCGTCACCACGATGGAGCTGGAGGGTCGGGGG GTGGTGTGTATGAACTTCTTTGACATCGTGCTGGACTTCATCCTGATGGATGCATTTGAGGACCTGGAGAGCCCCCCCTCCTCTGTGGTGGCTGTGTTGAGGAACCGCTGGCTCTCTAACAGCTTCAAAGAAACG GCCCTAGCAACGGCTTGCTGGTCTGTGCTAAAAGCAAAAAGGCGTCTTCTAATG GTTCCTGATGGTTTCATCTCCCACTTCTATGCCATATCAGAACACGTGAGCCCAGTCTTGGCTTTTGGCTTTTTGGGACCGAGGCAACACCTAAGTGAAGTGTGCACTATTTTCAAG CAACAAATCGTGCAGTACCTGAAGGACATGTTTGATCATGACAAGGTGCGCTTCACCTCCACTCAGTGTCTGGCCGAGGACCTCCTGAACCTTTCCCACCGCCGGAGTGAGATTCTACTGGGGTATCTGGGGATAAACAGCCTCGTGGAGCTCAATGGGCTCCTGCCCAGTGACACGGAGGAGTCTTCAGAGCCCAGCTGTGAGAACTGA
- the miga2 gene encoding mitoguardin 2 isoform X2, with amino-acid sequence MSCKRADGMSIAQALAMTVAEIPVFLYSTFGQSIFSQLKLTPSLKKVLFATALGSVALALTAHQLKRRGRKRKQVTQGNDGQKTVGMPEALMKTGRPSSLKRGQFTGRQMMSPSNRSNDTMSGISSLGPSKHSSSSHSLASMRVPSSPNQPANPSTPWEAEPVVEESGAMEDANAENLYIMGMELFEEALRKWEQALNIRHQPSSSSSNHSLALQGAACAELPMVESHNNVFAEKLETLLHRAYHLQEDFGSSIPTDSVLADFESEGTLILPQVESFHRPHDDDATTVTSDDSFFSAAELFDAMSLEGVYQPLRPAALYEEALCLVREGKVPYRSLRTELLECFGDQDFLAKLQCVRQAFQFLLLDETHRTFFMETGKQMIAGLMVKANKSPKGFLESYEDMLLYTKRDETWPVTTMELEGRGVVCMNFFDIVLDFILMDAFEDLESPPSSVVAVLRNRWLSNSFKETALATACWSVLKAKRRLLMVPDGFISHFYAISEHVSPVLAFGFLGPRQHLSEVCTIFKQQIVQYLKDMFDHDKVRFTSTQCLAEDLLNLSHRRSEILLGYLGINSLVELNGLLPSDTEESSEPSCEN; translated from the exons ATGTCATGCAAACGAGCAGACGGGATGTCCATAGCTCAGGCGTTGGCCATGACTGTGGCAGAGATACCGGTGTTTCTCTATTCCACATTTGGGCAG TCCATATTTTCTCAGCTAAAGCTCACCCCAAGCCTGAAGAAGGTGCTGTTTGCCACGGCGCTGGGCAGTGTCGCATTGGCGCTCACCGCTCATCAGCTGAAAAGGCGGGGGAGAAAAAGGAAGCAGGTAACACAAGGGAACGATGGCCAGAAGACAGTGGGAATGCCTGAGGCGCTGATGAAGACAGGAAGACCCTCGTCATTAAAGAGAG GCCAATTTACTGGCCGACAGATGATGAGTCCCAGCAATCGCAGCAATGACACCATGAGTGGCATTTCCTCCCTGGGCCCAAGCAAACACTCCAGCTCCTCACACAGCCTGGCATCT ATGCGAGTCCCAAGCTCTCCAAATCAGCCTGCCAATCCGTCCACCCCCTGGGAAGCGGAGCCCGTGGTGGAAGAGTCGGGAGCTATGGAGGATGCTAATGCAGAGAATCTCTATATAATGG GGATGGAGCTGTTTGAGGAAGCTCTACGGAAGTGGGAGCAGGCCCTGAATATCCGCCATCAGCCCAGCTCGTCCTCCAGCAACCACAGCCTCGCTCTGCAGGGGGCCGCATGTGCTGAGCTTCCTATG GTTGAATCCCATAATAACGTGTTTGCTGAGAAGCTGGAGACCCTTCTGCACCGGGCCTACCACCTGCAGGAGGATTTTGGCAGCAGTATCCCGACAGACAGCGTGCTAGCAGATTTCG AGAGTGAAGGAACTCTTATCTTGCCTCAAGTGGAGAGTTTCCACCGACCGCACGATGATGACGCCACAACTGTTACCTCCGACGACTCCTTCTTCTCGGCTGCAGAG CTGTTTGACGCCATGTCTCTGGAAGGCGTGTACCAGCCCCTGAGGCCTGCAGCTCTCTATGAAGAAGCCTTGTGTCTGGTGCGGGAGGGCAAAGTGCCCTACAGGTCCCTGAG GACTGAATTACTTGAATGTTTTGGGGACCAAGACTTCCTTGCCAAGCTCCAATGTGTGCGACAAGCATTCCAG TTCCTGTTGCTCGATGAAACGCACCGCACATTTTTCATGGAGACCGGGAAGCAAATGATTGCAGGGTTAATGGTGAAGGCAAACAAG AGTCCCAAAGGCTTCCTGGAGAGCTACGAGGACATGCTGCTCTACACAAAGAGAGATGAAACATGGCCCGTCACCACGATGGAGCTGGAGGGTCGGGGG GTGGTGTGTATGAACTTCTTTGACATCGTGCTGGACTTCATCCTGATGGATGCATTTGAGGACCTGGAGAGCCCCCCCTCCTCTGTGGTGGCTGTGTTGAGGAACCGCTGGCTCTCTAACAGCTTCAAAGAAACG GCCCTAGCAACGGCTTGCTGGTCTGTGCTAAAAGCAAAAAGGCGTCTTCTAATG GTTCCTGATGGTTTCATCTCCCACTTCTATGCCATATCAGAACACGTGAGCCCAGTCTTGGCTTTTGGCTTTTTGGGACCGAGGCAACACCTAAGTGAAGTGTGCACTATTTTCAAG CAACAAATCGTGCAGTACCTGAAGGACATGTTTGATCATGACAAGGTGCGCTTCACCTCCACTCAGTGTCTGGCCGAGGACCTCCTGAACCTTTCCCACCGCCGGAGTGAGATTCTACTGGGGTATCTGGGGATAAACAGCCTCGTGGAGCTCAATGGGCTCCTGCCCAGTGACACGGAGGAGTCTTCAGAGCCCAGCTGTGAGAACTGA
- the dolpp1 gene encoding dolichyldiphosphatase 1 encodes MALEEQCSAPPQWRSISLTHVEFPEGDLTGHMLAYISLLPIAVLVGFVTLIVFKRELHTISFFGGLILNEGVNWVLKHIFREPRPCAGAHTTLHTEYGMPSSHSQLMWFFVVYFFLFLYLRMHQTNNARCVDLLWRHILSIILLGTALSVSYSRVYLLYHSWSQVFYGGVAGCTIGIMWFFVTQEVLTPLFPKIAAWPISEYFLVRDTSLIPNILWFEYTVTRSEARNRQRKLGTKLQ; translated from the exons ATGGCGTTGGAAGAGCAGTGCTCGGCACCACCTCAATGGCGGTCCATATCTCTGACACACGTAGAGTTCCCGGAAG GTGATCTGACGGGACACATGCTGGCCTACATCAGTCTCTTACCCATAGCAGTCCTTGTGGGTTTTGTCACACTCATAGTGTTTAAACGGGAGCTGCACACG atTTCCTTCTTCGGTGGGCTCATCCTGAATGAAGGGGTGAACTGGGTGCTGAAGCACATTTTCAGAGAGCCGCGCCCATGTGCAG GAGCTCACACAACCCTGCACACGGAGTATGGGATGCCCTCCAGTCATTCCCAGCTAATGTGGTTCTTTGTCGTTTACTTCTTTCTTTTCCTTTATTTAAG AATGCATCAAACGAACAATGCTCGCTGTGTGGACCTGCTGTGGAGACACATTCTGTCCATCATCCTGTTGGGCACAGCCTTATCAGTCTCGTACAGCAG GGTCTACCTGTTGTATCACTCCTGGAGCCAGGTTTTCTATGGCGGAGTGGCTGGTTGTACAATTGGCATAATGTGGTTCTTTGTCACACAAGAGGTGCTGACACCATTGTTCCCCAAAATAGCAGCCTG GCCAATATCAGAGTACTTCTTGGTGCGAGACACAAGTCTGATCCCCAACATCTTATGGTTTGAGTATACAGTGACCAGATCCGAGGCAAG GAACAGACAACGAAAGCTTGGAACGAAACTTCAGTGA